CTTAGTGTAATCATATATAATCTCAAAGGTTAAACCCTTTAAAAATTTTCCAAGACCTTTATGGCTTTGAAACAATTTTATAAGAGCCTCTTCCTCGGTCATAAACTTGCAATAGAAATTAGTATCCTTGTCCAGCCAGTAAGATTCTTTAGCATCCTTAGTTTGAAAAATACCTACAACCTTCATTTTCGGGTTAGCGCCATTCTCTATATGAAGTATCTCATAGGTTTTATCAAGTTCTAATTTGAAGTTATCAAAGGTTTTTTTATCTACAATTACTTCAACGGCGCTTTCCGCGGAAATATCCTTACTTGGTAGCCTTCCGCTAACAATGTCGATGTGACTGTTAAAATCCGATATAGAGCCAAGCTTGTTGTTTATAGAATCATAGCTTTTATTGTCTTTTGTGTACGTATACCTTATACTGTCAAAGGTTAAATACACCTTTTCAGCCAATGTAGGAACAGGAACCTTTTTTGCCTCTGTCAAAAACATAGATTTAAAGCTTCCGTACCCTTGATTAAAAGTTTCATAATCAATTCCACTTTTAAAGCCTACTGATAGGTAGGCAGCAGAAGGAGGTATATATTTTTTATTCTCCTGTAGCGGTTTGTTCTCCGCCTGTGAAAATATGCTACTTATATAATTATTAAGTACACTGTCAATATAAGTTGGCACAGCGCACACAATAGCAATTGAAAAAATAAAGCCTGCAGTTAGGCAAAGATAAAGCAGCTTGTTTTTAAATACATTTTTTATAGTAATACTAAGCATAGTATTATATCTCCTTGTTAATTCAAAATTACTATTTCACCTTCTGAAATCCCAGTTGTAATCTCGATATTGTCTCCATCCTGTATGCCTTTTTCTATATATCTTTCCACGATATCCTCACTCTCATATATCTTTACATAGGAATGACCATCCTCCCCAGCTCTCACAGCTTTATAAGGAATTACCACCACATTATCTTTTTTCTCTATAGTGCAAATTACAGTAACTCCGTCACCAATAACTAAGTTCTTAGGTTCCTCAAGAAATTTAACAACCACTCTGCCATTTTGAGAACTGCCATTAGGCTCATAGGTATTAGTAACAACCTCTCCTTTATAGCTTGCACTTCCAGCTTTAATAACTGCCTTGCTGCCTATTGTAAAATCAGGCAGATTACCATCACACTGAATCTGTATACCTTCCGTATCTGCAATGGTTAAAAGAGACTGATAGCCACTTATGAACTGAGATATCTTTACATCTGCTACATTTATAACTTTTCCTGAAATATCAGCAGTTAAAACTGCACTTTTTAAATCATCCTGAAGCTGCTTCATTTTAAGTTTTTCAGCATCTATATTTAACTGGTAAATTTGCTTTTGTGCCTCTGAAGCCCCGCTTTGTTCTGCGTTCTCATAGACCAGCTGTGCCTGCTTAAGCCTTATTTCCTCTTCTTTAATTGCATTCTTCTTATCAGTTGTATCAAGCTCTGCAAGGACCTGACCTTTTTTAACTACATCCCCTGATTTTACATTCAGTTTTGAAAGATATCCTCCCTTAAATTTAAAACACATGTCCACTTTTTTAATAGGAACAATATAACCTGCCTTGTATGTTGTTCTTTCGACACTTCCCTTTTTAGCTGGTTCAGTCCTAAGCTTTTCTGTAACCGGACTAACAAGCGTAGGGATAGCCGTTGTATTTTCATTTTTGATAGAACTACACCCCATAAGGCTAACAGCTGCTGCAACGCATGTCCCCATTATTATTGAATACTTAAATAACATGTTCATGATTTTTTAATCCCCCCGGTATTTCTTTTAACATATAAAAGCTATTAGTTTTTTGTTTTTAATATAAAATTAGCCGCTCTTAATACAAGCAATGTCACAGTATAATTTTACCACAATATGATAAAAATAGTTAATGCTCTGTTTAAAAATTCAAAAAATTAGTATGGTTATTTATATAGCTTTAATTATGACTTTATATATTTATAGGGAGTACAAACTTTATACTCCCTATCTTATTACCTTAAACTTTTGTCGTAGGTCTAGTCTCCTTACGTGGATTATTGAAGCTAGGAGGCGCTGGATTTGGTGAATCAAAAAATTCCCCTGGTGTTGATAAGTCAAAATAAAGCCTTGAATCCGCCGTTACACCAAAATCTCTATTTGAAGCTTCATTTTGAATCTTGTTTAGCGCTTCTCTAAACAACGCATTATGAGCTTCTTCCCTATTTAATAGAAAATCTATAGTTTCTTTTACGTACTTATCATTTATTTGACGATAAAGGTATTCATACACTACCTTAGCCCTTTGCTCTGCTGCTATGTCTGACAATAAATCAGCTGCTATATCTCCAGTTACGTTAACATAATCAGCAGTCCATGGATGACCCGATGAATTAATAAGCCCAGGTGCCAACCCTGTTAATGTATGTGTTTCTATTTCTCCCGCCATGGTCTTTGTAAAATCTACTGCGTGCCCATTAAGCAGATTTATTGTCTGAGCTACCATTTCCATATGGCTAAGTTCTTCTGCAGCAATGTCTAAAAACAGATCATGAATTGCTGGATCTTTAATTCTGAAGCTTTGTGAAAGGTATTGAAGGGCAGCCTTTAACTCGCCATTTGCACCTCCAAGCTGCTCCTGCATCAATACTGCATACTGTGGGTTTGGCCTTTCAACTTTTACTTCTCTTAATAATTGTTTTTCATGTTTAAACATCTATCTTCTTCCTCCCTGTCATCTTTTTGACTCAGAGTTAGTATTAAACCTTATCAAGATATTATACGAAGCTTTCTTATCGATAACCATTAGTATTAGGATTTAGAATTTATAATAATCATTTGTTTTACAATAAGATGTATATGATATAGTTACTTTAGCCTTTTATTTAAGGTGCTTCTGACTAATCCCTTAATCTCAATTCGTATTATCTTAATTATTACATAAAAAAAACAGGATTTGCATTTCTGCAAATCCTGTTTTTTCAATATTTTATGGTGCGACGGAGAGGATTCGAACCCCCGACCAACTGGTTCGTAGCCAGCTACTCTATCCAACTGAGCTACCATCGCATATTA
The genomic region above belongs to Clostridium swellfunianum and contains:
- a CDS encoding efflux RND transporter periplasmic adaptor subunit, with protein sequence MNMLFKYSIIMGTCVAAAVSLMGCSSIKNENTTAIPTLVSPVTEKLRTEPAKKGSVERTTYKAGYIVPIKKVDMCFKFKGGYLSKLNVKSGDVVKKGQVLAELDTTDKKNAIKEEEIRLKQAQLVYENAEQSGASEAQKQIYQLNIDAEKLKMKQLQDDLKSAVLTADISGKVINVADVKISQFISGYQSLLTIADTEGIQIQCDGNLPDFTIGSKAVIKAGSASYKGEVVTNTYEPNGSSQNGRVVVKFLEEPKNLVIGDGVTVICTIEKKDNVVVIPYKAVRAGEDGHSYVKIYESEDIVERYIEKGIQDGDNIEITTGISEGEIVILN
- a CDS encoding manganese catalase family protein; this encodes MFKHEKQLLREVKVERPNPQYAVLMQEQLGGANGELKAALQYLSQSFRIKDPAIHDLFLDIAAEELSHMEMVAQTINLLNGHAVDFTKTMAGEIETHTLTGLAPGLINSSGHPWTADYVNVTGDIAADLLSDIAAEQRAKVVYEYLYRQINDKYVKETIDFLLNREEAHNALFREALNKIQNEASNRDFGVTADSRLYFDLSTPGEFFDSPNPAPPSFNNPRKETRPTTKV